In Carassius gibelio isolate Cgi1373 ecotype wild population from Czech Republic chromosome B20, carGib1.2-hapl.c, whole genome shotgun sequence, the following are encoded in one genomic region:
- the insm1a gene encoding insulinoma-associated protein 1a codes for MPRGFLVKRNKKATPVSYRVRSEEDEQGAFPGAQQNAASAHRPALPRTHSAQPVQFGNPEIVYRPMYSPTRPVSREHERACLERRFNLGSPISAESFPAAPSGSDHAPFAPVDLKIGTSNSTRTGTTLTTKRPASDAERKGKPVSKRAKAMRKLQFEDEVTTSPVLGLKIKEGPVEQKPRSQCAGGDKPLGEFVCQLCREAYADPFSLAQHKCSRIVRIEYRCPECDKLFSCPANLASHRRWHKPKTVPQNPESTKTPAPGKDETSSDRDTPSPGLSESGSEDGLYDCQHCGKRFKRQAYLKKHVMAHHDACDKSQSQAPLNLSASECHLCPVCGENFPSRVSQERHIRLLHSAQIYPCKYCPAMFYSSPGLTRHINKCHPSENRQVILLQMPVRPAC; via the coding sequence ATGCCGAGGGGATTTTTAGTCAAGAGAAATAAGAAAGCGACACCTGTTTCGTACCGCGTCCGCTCGGAGGAGGATGAGCAGGGCGCGTTTCCAGGCGCGCAGCAGAACGCGGCAAGCGCGCACCGCCCGGCGTTGCCGCGCACGCACTCGGCGCAGCCGGTGCAGTTTGGGAACCCAGAGATCGTCTACCGACCCATGTACAGTCCGACCCGACCCGTGAGCAGGGAGCACGAGAGGGCGTGTTTGGAAAGGCGCTTCAATCTCGGCTCGCCCATTTCGGCGGAGTCCTTCCCGGCGGCACCCAGTGGCTCTGATCATGCGCCGTTCGCTCCCGTGGATCTTAAAATCGGGACCAGCAACAGCACGCGAACCGGCACAACATTAACCACCAAACGGCCCGCGTCAGACGCGGAGCGCAAAGGCAAACCAGTATCCAAGAGAGCCAAAGCCATGAGGAAATTGCAGTTCGAGGACGAAGTCACCACTTCCCCGGTGCTGGGACTGAAGATCAAAGAAGGTCCTGTGGAGCAAAAACCCAGATCTCAGTGCGCAGGCGGCGACAAGCCGCTAGGAGAGTTCGTGTGTCAGCTGTGCAGAGAAGCCTACGCCGATCCCTTCTCTCTAGCCCAACACAAATGCTCAAGAATCGTCCGGATCGAGTACAGATGCCCAGAGTGCGACAAGCTCTTCAGCTGCCCGGCGAACCTGGCCTCGCACCGGCGGTGGCACAAAcccaaaacagtgccacaaaacCCGGAGAGCACTAAAACCCCCGCGCCCGGGAAAGACGAGACCTCCAGCGACAGAGACACTCCGAGTCCTGGACTCTCCGAATCCGGGTCCGAAGACGGGCTTTACGACTGCCAGCACTGCGGGAAGAGGTTCAAGCGTCAGGCGTACCTGAAGAAGCACGTGATGGCGCACCACGACGCGTGCGATAAATCCCAAAGCCAGGCGCCGCTGAACCTGAGCGCGTCTGAGTGCCACCTGTGCCCGGTGTGCGGAGAAAACTTCCCCAGCAGAGTGAGCCAGGAGCGGCACATCCGTCTGCTGCACTCGGCGCAGATCTACCCCTGCAAATACTGCCCAGCCATGTTCTACAGCTCGCCGGGACTCACGAGACACATCAACAAATGCCACCCGTCGGAAAACAGGCAGGTGATCCTGCTTCAGATGCCCGTGCGTCCAGCCTGCTGA